In one window of Henckelia pumila isolate YLH828 chromosome 1, ASM3356847v2, whole genome shotgun sequence DNA:
- the LOC140860466 gene encoding uncharacterized mitochondrial protein AtMg00860-like produces MNDESVIFNVFQGLRYPVDNSDCFRIDVTDEVVECSLQEQLSVDPLEICLTGTMDEENRCLMAIFHDMVEKFIEVFMDDFFVVGSSFDACLCKLKKVLQRYEESNLVLNWEKYHFMVRDGIVLGHKVSEKGVEVDRAKLEVIEKLPPPTNLKGIRSFLGHASFYRRFIKDFSSIAKPLTNLLIKEVPFNFYAEGLQAFQILKQKLTSALVIVAPDWSLPFELMCDVSDTTLGVVLGQK; encoded by the exons ATGAATGATGAGAGTgtgatttttaatgtttttcaagGCCTTCGTTATCCTGtggacaattctgattgtttcagaattgatgttaCTGATGAAGTGGTTGAGTGTTCTTTGCAGGAACAGTTATCTGTGGATCCATTAGAAATTTGTTTGACAGGAACAATGGATGAGGAGAAT CGTTGCTTGATGGCTATCTTCCATGACATGGTAGAAAAATTTATTGAggttttcatggatgatttttttGTGGTTGGTTCTTCTTTTGATGCTTGTTTATGTAAATTGAAAAAAGTGTTGCAGAGGTATGAAGAAAGTAATCTTGTGCTGAATTGGGAAAAATATCATTTCATGGTAAGAGATGGGATTGTCTTAGGACACAAGGTGTCAGAAAAAGGTGTGGAGGTGGATCGGGCAAAACtagaagtaattgaaaaacttccacctcccACGAATTTGAAAGGAATAAGAAGTTTTCTAGGGCATGCTAGtttttatagaagatttatcaaggatttttcttctattgctaaacccctTACGAATTTGTTGATAAAGgaggtgccttttaatttttatgCTGAGGGTTTACAGGCTTTTCAAATATTGAAGCAGAAGTTGACTAGTGCACTGGTTATCGTAGCACCAGATTGGAGTCTTCCTTTTGAGCTTATGTGCGATGTCAGTGACACAACATTGGGGGTCGTTCTTGGGCAGAAATGA